One genomic region from Terasakiella sp. SH-1 encodes:
- a CDS encoding PAS domain S-box protein, translating into MKLTSKTIFLLINIMIVIVVFSVGVVFTTWYQTEVEHEKGRLVEIVQSRARMIESIAKYDRMEGQRLQRPEAQSDANTLLQVREAHLNFKGFGETGEFTLAKKEDDKIIFLLRHRHETQMNPEQVIRINDKIAEPMLAALNGKSGIMTGLDYRGSEVLAAYEHVKILNMGIVAKVDWAEIHDPFVQAGFRIALIAIVIIFAGAFFFQRTSAPLIRVIERNEELLSQVMNGTDDIVVSKDLRGKITFINRAGEDLFQAEGRAIVGQNICQFLPQVVLDKLLISDQELAETGKSNFFVSELAVNGKNNIYHTQQSAIKTDDDIQTGTVCIARNVTESFEKNRLFAENKALTDAIVNNAADGIILLDNLGHIVVWNKAATKILGYSREEVTGKSPHDFLTCDSDREKAREGLSSFVESGFLHTEGEVLELKARCKDGGIIDIELSLAALKKDDRWSALAIFRDISSKKEAEHALHRVYDALAESASKYKSLFDNAKISIWDEDFTEVYKTLEEIRSSGVRDIKVYLHANLDKAFELAQKIKINDVNEETLLMYGAKSKQQFYSSISETFSGDAIDIFIDEIDAIWRQESGFVSTATQRKLDGSILYVMIYVPIPTQPDDYKNIPVSILDVTETVLTKERLNQQKDALTELQTIVDRSPAVAFLWKNEEGWPVEYVSSNVSEWGYRKEQFESREIMFADIVEPSDLERVGGEVRRHIDNNDASFVQEYRIKMPDGTLRWIDDRTWVRRNRKGEITHFEGVCLDITDRKEVERLLWQSQKSEALGNMAAGIAHDFNNMLLPVIALADLTANQLEEESPLQKRMVKIKDAGEKAQELVKSLMIFAREEEVSFDEIEVVDLLETTVELLEQTMPSSMQISFEAGCSDKVNNCQSCMIEGSFGQLQSVLINIAKNAADALHGRTGSFDIQCDLVGKTELESDPDFEIVADQYFHIRLKDNGPGMSESTLNRIFDPFFTTKAVGEGTGMGLAMARSIVEKHQGRIKANSRIGFGTTFDILLPKKG; encoded by the coding sequence ATGAAACTGACCAGTAAGACAATCTTCTTGCTTATTAATATCATGATTGTGATTGTCGTTTTTTCTGTCGGGGTGGTGTTCACAACCTGGTATCAAACAGAAGTTGAGCACGAGAAAGGGCGCCTTGTTGAGATCGTTCAATCTCGTGCCCGCATGATTGAATCCATTGCCAAATATGATCGGATGGAAGGGCAGCGCCTGCAAAGGCCAGAGGCACAATCCGATGCCAATACCCTGTTGCAGGTGCGCGAAGCTCATTTGAACTTTAAAGGGTTTGGCGAGACTGGGGAATTTACCCTTGCCAAGAAGGAAGATGACAAAATTATCTTCTTGTTACGCCATCGCCATGAAACGCAGATGAATCCGGAACAAGTGATACGGATCAATGATAAAATTGCAGAACCGATGCTGGCTGCTTTAAATGGGAAAAGCGGGATTATGACCGGGCTGGATTATCGTGGGAGCGAAGTTCTGGCGGCATATGAACATGTGAAAATTCTGAATATGGGGATTGTCGCCAAGGTCGATTGGGCTGAAATCCATGATCCCTTTGTTCAGGCGGGCTTTCGCATTGCCTTGATTGCCATTGTGATCATTTTTGCAGGTGCTTTCTTTTTTCAACGAACGAGTGCGCCGCTGATCCGGGTGATTGAACGCAATGAGGAATTGCTCAGTCAAGTGATGAACGGCACGGATGATATTGTCGTTTCTAAAGACCTCAGGGGGAAAATCACTTTTATTAATCGGGCTGGGGAAGACCTTTTTCAGGCTGAGGGACGGGCCATTGTCGGGCAGAATATTTGCCAATTCTTGCCGCAGGTGGTTCTGGATAAACTTTTGATTTCAGATCAGGAATTGGCCGAAACGGGAAAAAGTAATTTCTTTGTCAGTGAACTTGCTGTGAATGGCAAAAATAATATTTACCACACCCAGCAATCAGCGATTAAAACGGATGACGATATTCAGACCGGGACGGTTTGCATTGCGCGAAATGTGACCGAAAGCTTCGAGAAAAACCGTCTGTTTGCTGAAAATAAGGCGCTGACAGATGCAATTGTGAATAATGCGGCCGATGGAATTATTTTACTGGATAATCTGGGGCATATTGTTGTTTGGAACAAGGCGGCAACAAAAATCCTGGGATATTCAAGAGAAGAGGTGACAGGAAAATCCCCCCATGATTTCCTGACCTGTGATTCTGATCGTGAAAAAGCCCGTGAGGGGTTGTCCAGTTTTGTTGAAAGCGGTTTCTTACATACCGAAGGCGAGGTGCTGGAACTTAAGGCGCGTTGTAAGGATGGGGGCATCATTGATATCGAATTGTCTTTGGCTGCGCTGAAAAAAGATGATCGCTGGAGCGCACTTGCTATTTTTCGCGATATTTCTTCCAAGAAAGAAGCCGAACATGCCTTGCATCGCGTTTATGATGCGCTGGCTGAAAGTGCATCAAAGTATAAATCATTGTTTGATAATGCAAAAATATCAATCTGGGATGAAGATTTTACCGAAGTTTATAAAACGCTGGAAGAAATCCGCTCTTCTGGTGTGCGCGACATTAAGGTCTATCTGCATGCCAATCTTGATAAGGCGTTTGAGCTGGCCCAGAAAATTAAAATCAATGATGTGAATGAAGAAACCCTGCTCATGTATGGGGCAAAATCAAAACAACAGTTTTACAGTTCAATTTCAGAGACATTTTCCGGTGATGCCATTGATATCTTTATTGATGAGATTGATGCGATCTGGCGTCAGGAATCTGGTTTTGTTTCAACCGCGACCCAGCGTAAGCTGGATGGCAGCATTCTTTATGTCATGATCTATGTGCCCATTCCGACCCAGCCAGATGATTATAAAAATATTCCGGTTTCCATTTTGGATGTGACCGAAACTGTTTTGACCAAAGAAAGATTGAACCAGCAAAAAGATGCTTTGACCGAATTGCAAACCATTGTGGACCGCAGTCCAGCGGTTGCCTTTTTATGGAAAAATGAAGAAGGCTGGCCTGTGGAATATGTGTCCAGCAATGTGTCTGAATGGGGCTATCGCAAAGAACAGTTTGAAAGCCGGGAGATTATGTTTGCCGATATTGTGGAGCCATCTGATCTGGAACGGGTTGGTGGGGAGGTCCGTCGCCATATTGACAATAATGATGCCTCCTTTGTTCAGGAATATCGCATAAAAATGCCGGATGGCACCTTGCGCTGGATTGATGATCGCACCTGGGTGCGGCGCAACAGAAAAGGGGAGATTACCCATTTTGAAGGGGTCTGCCTGGATATTACGGACCGCAAGGAAGTCGAACGCTTGCTTTGGCAATCACAAAAATCCGAAGCTTTGGGTAATATGGCGGCCGGGATTGCCCATGACTTTAACAATATGCTTTTGCCTGTGATTGCACTGGCTGATTTGACTGCAAACCAGCTCGAAGAAGAAAGTCCCTTGCAAAAAAGAATGGTTAAAATCAAGGATGCAGGGGAAAAGGCACAAGAACTGGTGAAAAGTCTGATGATCTTTGCCCGTGAAGAAGAAGTCAGCTTTGATGAAATCGAAGTGGTCGATCTGCTGGAAACAACCGTGGAATTATTGGAACAGACCATGCCGTCTTCCATGCAGATTTCTTTTGAGGCAGGATGTTCAGATAAGGTGAACAATTGCCAGAGCTGTATGATTGAAGGCAGCTTTGGTCAACTGCAGTCCGTTTTGATTAATATTGCGAAAAATGCAGCCGATGCCTTGCATGGTCGCACCGGGAGCTTTGATATTCAATGTGATCTTGTCGGGAAAACGGAACTGGAATCTGATCCTGATTTTGAGATTGTGGCCGATCAATATTTCCATATACGCCTCAAGGACAATGGGCCGGGGATGTCAGAAAGCACGCTCAATCGGATCTTTGATCCATTCTTTACAACCAAGGCTGTGGGAGAGGGAACCGGGATGGGGCTCGCCATGGCGAGAAGTATTGTCGAAAAGCATCAAGGGCGGATTAAGGCGAATAGCCGGATTGGCTTTGGAACGACATTTGACATACTCTTGCCGAAAAAAGGGTGA
- a CDS encoding response regulator translates to MAHVLVIDDEELARYTVREILEGFDHSIIEAKNGNEGIEQFHNNDIDLIITDIIMPEKEGVEMIIELKREDPNLKIIAISGGGRTRNLDFLQLANEFGADKVLSKPFSSADLISAVNACLT, encoded by the coding sequence GTGGCACATGTTTTAGTAATTGATGATGAAGAACTTGCACGCTACACCGTTCGTGAAATTCTTGAAGGTTTTGATCATTCCATTATTGAAGCCAAAAATGGAAATGAAGGAATTGAGCAATTCCACAACAATGACATCGACTTGATTATCACCGACATTATTATGCCGGAAAAAGAAGGTGTCGAGATGATCATTGAATTGAAGCGCGAAGACCCCAATCTAAAGATTATTGCTATATCCGGTGGTGGGCGAACTCGCAATTTGGACTTTCTTCAGCTGGCAAATGAGTTTGGGGCAGACAAGGTTTTGTCCAAACCGTTTTCATCTGCTGATCTCATAAGCGCAGTCAATGCATGCCTCACCTAA
- a CDS encoding EAL domain-containing protein: MTETVTYRGAQDQLLGQDYWALLETMLKEAVHNNPNGVVLLRFEGLGGGGEAAPRLTGIVKGEAKQVLRTGDLIVSFDETSFLLIADQAYEQTSLELAQKLMKALGPHLSGPWARVTVSCSVVVGTAQNAIVIEKTRVPEVTGQQQKIPDLDESAKLLGKASFDYLPIWHVRRNFVMCFECIPRWHQDDGTILDENDLSQHFQKHEMEYALDAQTVFHAVDQVVKVIEHNNMASILVPIHFDTVMEDAGFEMFLQTYGTLLPAWRNRVSMELKSIPENAGSDDIKRALHRLRSYCYGLYLQVPFGFDKIGDYGVDGIVSFGVDLSHDNRDEAEILSDMEVFIAKVSQYENLHAHALGLKTVSLSVGAICAGFDFIGCQPIDQELEGWGLDDFLIKPVDLYKQFLKHK, from the coding sequence ATGACAGAAACTGTAACATATCGTGGTGCGCAGGATCAGCTTCTCGGGCAAGACTATTGGGCATTGTTGGAGACAATGCTCAAAGAGGCCGTTCACAACAATCCCAATGGTGTGGTCCTTTTGCGCTTTGAGGGACTGGGGGGAGGCGGCGAGGCGGCTCCCAGATTGACAGGAATTGTGAAAGGGGAAGCAAAGCAGGTCCTCAGAACTGGTGATCTAATTGTTTCTTTTGATGAAACATCCTTTTTACTGATTGCGGACCAGGCGTATGAGCAAACGTCTTTGGAGTTGGCGCAAAAGCTGATGAAAGCCCTGGGGCCACATCTTTCAGGTCCTTGGGCTCGTGTGACGGTTTCTTGTTCTGTCGTGGTGGGCACGGCGCAAAATGCGATTGTGATTGAAAAAACACGTGTTCCAGAGGTAACCGGTCAGCAACAGAAAATACCTGATTTGGATGAGTCTGCGAAATTGTTAGGAAAGGCGTCGTTTGATTATTTGCCGATTTGGCATGTGCGGCGCAATTTCGTCATGTGTTTTGAATGTATTCCCCGCTGGCATCAGGATGATGGAACCATTCTGGATGAAAATGACCTTTCCCAGCATTTTCAGAAGCATGAAATGGAATATGCGCTGGATGCGCAAACCGTTTTTCATGCCGTTGATCAGGTGGTGAAGGTTATTGAGCATAACAACATGGCTTCCATTCTTGTCCCAATCCATTTTGATACAGTCATGGAAGACGCGGGGTTTGAGATGTTCTTGCAAACCTATGGCACGTTGCTTCCCGCGTGGCGTAACCGGGTGTCGATGGAATTGAAATCCATTCCTGAAAATGCCGGTTCTGACGATATCAAACGGGCCTTACATCGTTTGCGTTCTTATTGTTATGGCCTGTATTTGCAGGTGCCATTTGGTTTTGACAAGATTGGAGATTACGGGGTTGATGGCATTGTATCGTTTGGGGTTGATCTAAGCCATGACAACCGTGATGAAGCGGAAATATTATCAGATATGGAGGTGTTTATTGCCAAGGTGAGTCAATATGAAAATCTGCACGCCCATGCTTTGGGGCTTAAAACCGTCAGTTTAAGTGTTGGGGCAATCTGTGCCGGGTTTGATTTTATTGGCTGTCAACCGATTGATCAGGAACTGGAAGGCTGGGGACTTGATGATTTTCTTATCAAACCAGTCGACTTATATAAGCAGTTTTTAAAACATAAATAA
- a CDS encoding PAS-domain containing protein, with translation MTKPDTDLYPPLIKAAPTIFGVLFGISIVLISLILEMYVTGLSWSYKNFIQIHQNNPVLFIIGTAPVILGVMFFIIGQQHFKLRQSVAETQREKKLLQTFIDTVPGHINMKDASGNYLLMNQFQRDYFGWEPHDIIGKSITPHAENAKEHHAVLQSRKTEVFERELTDKNGNKDWWLHSRSPILDEQGHVAYVATSALNISERKLYEQKYAQTAKELEAILENASLGIFVVSTASRAITRVNKQFENMMGYSREELLGQNTRLFYLSDEDWAALGQRAYPKLAQGQTHREEVRWRDKGGSLHWIMLTGAIVDPDNGEDAIWLIDDVTARREAEEAVRQKEKELQRKTDLLETTFSNISQGIAFVDEDYKVAVCNSVFLDMLDFPKELGREGTPVEELFRYRALKGNYGSGDVEEFVKKRMERTLSGDTHHFEYERSNGTTLEVVGKKMPSGGFVNTYTDITQHKNAQQQISSLLNHADQGFLSFGPDLIVHPQYSLACTNFFGTKPANHKITDLLGNGFDQEFFDSCIHQVFNSPDEFQKQMFLGLLPKEFGFNQQYFSASYRFIDERHLMMVLTNISEERRLEEELTSSHDELKMIVNYVRERKTIQDLINDFRVFLARLEWSIEDGGPDWHETYRQIHTFKGLFMQFSFRHLTDAIHRSEDNLQKLSKDHKRQELVDSVDAKTLFKALDLDLAIIVDQLGDAHIDHHSAPQHYLYRMQKLQKAHPQLEQDDTFISLMDEVKKSQKKEMKNLLSPYLSGLELIAEKANRKVDGVEFCGDEIYVHAEEYRPFLKSLIHVFRNAVKHGIEETDKRIEIGKPEEGKVTCELLDKQDFFEMKISDDGHGIDVNAITNKAISLGLIDPIKAEGLNHQEKMMLIFQDEFSTTEEANELSGRGIGLSAVKKELDDLNGSVKVETTPLQGTSFTFSLPYEADQALNANSSN, from the coding sequence ATGACAAAACCCGATACAGACCTGTATCCCCCCTTAATCAAGGCTGCACCAACAATTTTTGGTGTTCTCTTTGGTATCTCGATTGTCCTAATTTCCCTTATTCTTGAAATGTATGTCACGGGCTTAAGCTGGTCCTATAAGAACTTCATTCAAATCCACCAAAACAATCCTGTGCTTTTCATTATCGGCACAGCCCCTGTTATTCTGGGGGTGATGTTTTTCATCATCGGGCAACAACATTTCAAACTAAGGCAAAGTGTTGCTGAGACACAGCGCGAAAAGAAGCTTCTGCAAACCTTCATTGATACCGTCCCCGGTCATATCAATATGAAAGATGCCAGCGGGAACTATCTGTTGATGAACCAGTTCCAACGCGATTATTTCGGTTGGGAACCCCATGATATCATTGGGAAGTCAATCACTCCACACGCCGAAAATGCCAAAGAACACCATGCTGTTTTACAATCGCGCAAAACAGAAGTTTTTGAACGCGAACTCACAGATAAAAATGGCAATAAGGACTGGTGGCTGCATTCGCGCTCCCCGATTTTAGATGAGCAGGGCCATGTGGCTTATGTGGCGACCAGCGCCTTGAATATTTCTGAACGTAAGCTTTATGAACAAAAATATGCCCAAACGGCAAAAGAGCTGGAGGCGATTCTTGAAAATGCCTCGCTGGGGATTTTTGTTGTCTCAACGGCAAGCAGGGCCATTACCCGCGTCAATAAACAGTTTGAAAATATGATGGGTTATAGCCGGGAAGAACTTCTCGGCCAGAACACCCGTTTATTTTATCTTTCCGACGAGGATTGGGCAGCTTTGGGGCAACGGGCTTACCCTAAACTGGCACAAGGCCAAACTCATCGTGAAGAAGTCCGCTGGCGCGATAAAGGGGGCTCTTTACACTGGATTATGCTGACAGGAGCCATCGTTGATCCGGACAATGGCGAAGATGCCATCTGGCTGATTGATGATGTGACTGCAAGACGCGAAGCCGAAGAAGCTGTGCGGCAAAAAGAAAAAGAATTACAACGCAAAACCGACCTGCTGGAAACAACCTTTTCCAATATCAGTCAAGGCATTGCCTTTGTGGACGAAGATTACAAGGTTGCCGTGTGTAATTCTGTCTTTTTGGATATGCTGGACTTCCCAAAAGAACTTGGGCGTGAAGGTACTCCTGTTGAAGAATTATTCAGATATCGGGCCCTGAAAGGCAACTACGGCAGCGGAGATGTGGAAGAGTTTGTCAAAAAAAGGATGGAACGTACTCTTAGTGGGGACACTCATCATTTTGAATATGAACGAAGCAATGGGACAACCCTGGAAGTCGTGGGCAAAAAAATGCCCTCTGGCGGTTTTGTAAATACCTATACCGATATTACCCAACATAAAAATGCACAGCAGCAGATTTCATCCCTGTTAAATCACGCCGACCAAGGGTTCCTGTCCTTTGGCCCAGATTTAATCGTTCACCCCCAATATAGCCTTGCCTGCACAAACTTCTTTGGCACAAAGCCCGCAAACCATAAGATTACAGACTTATTGGGCAACGGTTTTGATCAGGAATTTTTTGACAGTTGCATCCATCAGGTTTTTAACAGTCCGGACGAATTCCAGAAACAAATGTTTTTGGGCCTCTTGCCTAAAGAGTTTGGGTTTAATCAACAGTATTTCAGCGCCAGCTATCGTTTCATAGATGAGCGTCATTTGATGATGGTTCTGACCAATATCAGTGAAGAACGCCGTCTGGAAGAAGAATTAACCAGCAGCCATGATGAATTGAAAATGATCGTCAATTATGTCCGGGAACGTAAAACCATTCAGGACCTGATCAACGATTTTCGCGTTTTTCTGGCCCGTCTGGAATGGTCCATAGAAGACGGCGGGCCTGACTGGCATGAAACCTATCGTCAAATTCACACCTTCAAAGGACTGTTTATGCAGTTCTCCTTCCGCCACCTGACAGACGCTATTCACAGATCAGAAGATAATCTGCAAAAACTGTCAAAAGATCATAAGCGCCAAGAGCTTGTTGATAGCGTGGATGCCAAAACTCTGTTCAAGGCACTTGATCTTGATTTGGCAATTATCGTTGATCAGCTTGGGGATGCGCATATTGATCATCATTCAGCCCCGCAACATTACCTGTACCGCATGCAAAAACTGCAAAAGGCCCATCCACAGCTGGAACAAGATGACACATTCATCTCTCTTATGGATGAGGTTAAAAAATCTCAGAAAAAAGAGATGAAGAATTTACTATCCCCCTATCTATCCGGTCTTGAATTGATCGCAGAAAAAGCAAACCGCAAAGTTGACGGGGTGGAATTTTGCGGGGATGAAATTTATGTCCATGCTGAAGAATACCGCCCGTTCCTCAAAAGCCTGATTCACGTTTTTAGAAATGCTGTCAAACATGGAATTGAAGAGACAGACAAGCGTATCGAAATCGGTAAACCCGAAGAAGGTAAAGTGACGTGCGAACTCTTAGATAAGCAAGACTTCTTTGAAATGAAAATTTCCGATGACGGCCATGGTATTGACGTAAATGCCATCACTAACAAAGCCATCTCTCTCGGCCTGATTGATCCAATAAAAGCCGAGGGGCTCAATCATCAGGAGAAGATGATGCTGATCTTTCAGGACGAATTTTCAACCACTGAAGAAGCCAATGAATTGTCAGGACGTGGCATCGGCTTAAGTGCGGTAAAGAAAGAGTTAGATGACTTAAATGGATCAGTAAAAGTGGAAACCACTCCCTTACAGGGCACAAGTTTCACCTTTTCCCTCCCTTATGAGGCAGATCAAGCCCTCAACGCAAACAGCAGTAACTAA
- a CDS encoding glyceraldehyde-3-phosphate dehydrogenase has protein sequence MTDSSVTHFENWKEQQSAAEQMIPLVGKLYRENGVTIRVFGRRIQNHNTIDILKAHRYSNQMVGEYLDVTKSLELLQVMVGMDLAPARVDIGKLCYAFMKNGGDAQAFINEELSSINTGKGTALEEPQDVVLYGFGRIGRLLARMMIERVGAGNKMRLRAIVVRGGKEGDLQKRASLLRRDSVHGSFNGSIDVNEEESAIIANGVYIKVIYANSPADVDYTEYGIKNALVVDNTGMWRDEEGLGQHVACKGASKALLTAPGKGNIKNIVYGVNHGDIEASDTILSAASCTTNAITPVLKVLDDEYGVENGHVETIHAYTNDQNLIDNYHKGDRRGRAAAMNMVLTSTGAASAVAKCLPQMKGKLTGNAVRVPTPNVSMAILNLNLKKETNVEDMNAFLRDVSLNSSLQDQIDYTASTEAVSTDLVGNVHAGVVDSQATIVDGNRLVLYVWYDNEAGYSAQVIRMMQDIAGLKMPTVPAE, from the coding sequence ATGACTGATTCAAGCGTAACGCACTTTGAAAATTGGAAAGAGCAGCAAAGTGCCGCTGAACAGATGATTCCGTTGGTGGGCAAGTTGTACCGTGAAAACGGCGTAACAATCCGTGTCTTCGGTCGCCGCATTCAAAACCACAACACAATCGACATTCTCAAAGCACACCGCTACTCCAACCAGATGGTCGGTGAATATCTTGACGTGACAAAAAGCCTTGAGCTGCTGCAAGTCATGGTCGGTATGGACCTGGCACCAGCACGCGTTGACATCGGCAAGCTGTGCTACGCTTTCATGAAAAACGGTGGCGATGCACAAGCCTTCATCAATGAAGAACTGTCTTCTATCAACACAGGGAAAGGCACTGCCCTGGAAGAGCCACAAGACGTGGTTCTTTACGGTTTTGGTCGGATCGGCCGCCTGCTGGCCCGCATGATGATCGAACGTGTGGGTGCCGGTAACAAAATGCGCCTGCGTGCCATCGTTGTTCGTGGCGGTAAAGAAGGCGATTTGCAAAAACGTGCAAGCCTGCTGCGTCGCGACTCTGTTCATGGTTCCTTCAACGGCTCTATTGATGTGAACGAAGAAGAAAGCGCAATCATTGCAAATGGCGTGTACATCAAAGTAATCTACGCGAATTCTCCGGCTGACGTGGACTACACGGAATACGGCATCAAAAATGCACTGGTCGTGGACAACACAGGCATGTGGCGTGATGAAGAAGGTCTGGGCCAGCACGTTGCATGTAAAGGGGCTTCTAAAGCCCTGCTGACTGCACCGGGCAAAGGCAACATCAAGAACATCGTTTATGGTGTAAACCACGGCGATATCGAAGCCTCTGACACCATCTTGTCTGCGGCGTCCTGTACAACAAACGCCATCACACCGGTTCTGAAAGTTCTGGACGACGAATATGGTGTTGAAAACGGCCATGTTGAAACCATCCATGCCTATACCAACGACCAAAACCTGATCGACAACTACCACAAAGGTGATCGTCGTGGTCGTGCGGCTGCCATGAACATGGTTCTGACATCTACTGGTGCAGCCTCTGCTGTTGCCAAATGTCTGCCGCAAATGAAGGGCAAGCTGACAGGTAATGCGGTTCGCGTTCCAACACCGAACGTTTCCATGGCGATTTTGAACCTGAACCTGAAAAAAGAAACAAATGTTGAAGACATGAACGCGTTTTTGCGTGATGTGTCCCTGAACTCTTCTTTGCAGGATCAAATCGACTACACAGCTTCTACAGAAGCGGTTTCCACTGACCTGGTGGGCAATGTTCACGCCGGTGTGGTTGACTCTCAAGCCACAATCGTGGATGGCAACCGTCTGGTTCTCTACGTTTGGTATGATAACGAAGCTGGCTACAGCGCACAGGTTATCCGTATGATGCAAGACATCGCCGGCCTGAAAATGCCGACTGTTCCTGCGGAATAA